A stretch of the Acyrthosiphon pisum isolate AL4f chromosome A2, pea_aphid_22Mar2018_4r6ur, whole genome shotgun sequence genome encodes the following:
- the LOC100164124 gene encoding uncharacterized protein LOC100164124, translating into MMPSALCVFCMSFIVLYSVYSVCGLMCWHCDSLHDPKCVDPFDNTSMPMKDCKLEKLDTYPGVRGTMCRKIRQKVYGKWRFYRSCAFLGEPGIGGDERYCLMRTGTHNIFTEYCTCNSRDGCNGASGISSSLLSISLAPALIVYRRLL; encoded by the exons ATGATGCCGTCCGCTCTTTGTGTGTTTTGCATGAGCTTCATTGTTTTGTACAGCGTTTATTCTG tATGTGGTCTCATGTGTTGGCATTGTGATTCGCTTCATGACCCCAAATGCGTGGATCCATTTGATAATACTTCGATGCCAATGAAAGATTGCAAACTGGAAAAACTGGACACATATCCCGGTGTGCGAGGTACAATGTGCcgcaaaattcgtcaaaaag tgtatGGAAAATGGCGGTTTTACCGGAGTTGTGCTTTTCTTGGCGAACCTGGCATTGGTGGTGACGAACGTTATTGTTTAATGAGGACaggcacacataatatatttactgaaTATTGTACTTGCAATTCTAGAGATGGATGTAATGGTGCATCTGGCATTTCTTCTTCACTTTTAAGTATATCGTTAGCACCAGCTCTTATTGTTTACAGAAGACTGCTGTAA
- the LOC100162067 gene encoding uncharacterized protein LOC100162067 precursor: MKPTILSCFVLVLGLSFLHKVSGIQCYQCSTSSDQQGSDNCGAYEKFHKDRHVSVECTSDESHTPGTFCVKVTKQGLRGFIWDGRWRNVIRRCGSVSDTGVTGVCNWGVEWNGVYWEECYCSEDNCNSSTNITPLSVITTTLCSLITMYILRN, translated from the exons ATGAAGCCCACAATACTTTCTTGTTTTGTATTAGTTTTAGGTTTATCATTCTTGCATAAAG TAAGTGGAATCCAATGCTACCAGTGTTCTACAAGTAGCGACCAACAAGGATCTGATAATTGTGGTGCATATGAAAAATTCCACAAAGATCGTCATGTCTCGGTAGAATGCACTAGTGATGAATCTCATACGCCTGGCACATTTTGTGTTAAAGTAACCAAACAAGGCCTCAGAGGATTTATAT GGGATGGTCGTTGGAGAAATGTGATCCGCCGTTGTGGATCGGTTTCTGATACTGGTGTGACTGGTGTATGCAACTGGGGAGTTGAATGGAATGGAGTCTATTGGGAAGAATGTTATTGTTCAGAAGATAACTGTAATTCGTCCACCAACATTACACCGTTATCCGTCATAACAACCACACTGTGTTCATTAATTACTATGTACATATTAAGGAATTGA
- the LOC100164172 gene encoding probable ATP-dependent RNA helicase DDX5 isoform X3 → MVSSMGYSRNPISSSRDRRRGRDRRSRSPVRRRGGGGRGGRGDPGSNLRKPRWETKKLEPFKKDFYLPHEAVQNRSKSEIEKYREEKEITLVGENIPKPIFKFDESGFPEIIIKELKKQGFVEPTAIQAQGWPIALSGNNLVGIASTGSGKTLSYIVPALIHISHQRKLSRGDGPIVLVLSPTRELAQQIQTVCDDFGDAFGVSSTCLFGGAPKGGQASDLSRGVELVIATPGRLLDFLESERTNMCRCTYLVLDEADRMLDMGFEPQIRKIIDQIRPDRQVLMWSATWPKEVKNLAEEFLDEYIQINIGSLTLAANHNIQQIVEVCQEYDKETKLISLLKKIMDEDENKTIVFIETKRRVDEITRKIKRHGYSAVCIHGDKSQYERDNVLKDFRDSRYPILVATDVAARGLEAHTSCTMRTKFKKYYKNVSMLSHCRRCASKMDMH, encoded by the exons ATGGTCTCCAGTATGGGTTACAGCCGAAA tcCAATATCGTCATCTAGAGATCGTAGACGTGGACGGGATAGACGAAGTAGAAGTCCGGTACGGCGACGCGGTGGTGGTGGTCGAGGAGGTAGAGGTGATCCAGGCTCTAACTTACGTAAACCTCGATGGGAAACAAAAAAGCTCGAACCATTCAAAAAAGATTTCTATCTGCCGCACGAAGCTGTCCAGAATAG atcaaAATCAGAAATAGAAAAATACAGAGAAGAGAAAGAAATAACACTAGTTGGCGAAAATATTCCAAAACCAATATTTAAGTTTGATGAAAGTGGCTTTCCTGAAATCATAATCAAAGAATTAAA GAAACAAGGTTTTGTTGAGCCTACTGCTATTCAAGCACAAGGATGGCCAATAGCTTTGTCTGGTAATAATTTAGTTGGTATTGCGTCCACTGGTTCTGGAAAAACATTATcg tATATTGTTCCTGCTTTAATACATATTTCACATCAACGAAAATTATCACGTGGTGATGGACCTATTGTATTAGTATTGTCTCCAACTCGAGAATTAGCCCAACAAATACAAACTGTTTGTGACGATTTTGGTGATGCATTTGGAGTTAGTAGTACATGCTTATTTGGCGGTGCACCAAAAGGTGGTCAG GCATCTGACTTGAGTCGTGGAGTTGAATTAGTAATTGCTACACCAGGCCGTTTATTAGATTTTCTTGAAAGTGAACGTACAAATATGTGTCGATGCACATACCTAGTTTTAGATGAAGCTGATAGAATGTTGGATATGGGGTTTGAACCACAAATTCGAAAAATCATTGATCAAATAAGA CCAGATAGACAAGTATTAATGTGGTCAGCAACATGGCCCAAAGAAGTAAAAAATTTGGCTGAAGAATTTTTAGatgaatatatacaaataaatattggttCCTTAACATTAGCAGCTAACCATAATATCCAACAAATTGTTGAAGTCTGTCAGGAATATGACAAAGAAACAAA gttaaTATCgcttttaaagaaaataatggatgaagatgaaaataaaactattgttttcATTGAAACTAAGCGACGGGTGGATGAAATTACAAGAAAGATTAAAAGACATGG gtattcagCTGTATGTATTCATGGTGATAAATCACAATATGAGAGAGACAATGTTTTGAAag atttcaGAGATAGTCGTTACCCTATATTGGTCGCTACAGATGTTGCCGCTCGTGGTCTTG AGGCACACACAAGCTGTACAATGcgtactaaatttaaaaaatactataaaaatgtatcaatgttgTCGCATTGTCGACGCTGTGCCTCAAAAATGGACATGCATTAA
- the LOC100164172 gene encoding probable ATP-dependent RNA helicase DDX5 isoform X1, which translates to MVSSMGYSRNPISSSRDRRRGRDRRSRSPVRRRGGGGRGGRGDPGSNLRKPRWETKKLEPFKKDFYLPHEAVQNRSKSEIEKYREEKEITLVGENIPKPIFKFDESGFPEIIIKELKKQGFVEPTAIQAQGWPIALSGNNLVGIASTGSGKTLSYIVPALIHISHQRKLSRGDGPIVLVLSPTRELAQQIQTVCDDFGDAFGVSSTCLFGGAPKGGQASDLSRGVELVIATPGRLLDFLESERTNMCRCTYLVLDEADRMLDMGFEPQIRKIIDQIRPDRQVLMWSATWPKEVKNLAEEFLDEYIQINIGSLTLAANHNIQQIVEVCQEYDKETKLISLLKKIMDEDENKTIVFIETKRRVDEITRKIKRHGYSAVCIHGDKSQYERDNVLKDFRDSRYPILVATDVAARGLDVEDVKFVINFDYPNNSEDYVHRIGRTGRSHKTGTAYTFFTQSNAKQAADLVSVLTEANQTISPKLKDIADNWRSNGFSGRGDRRRGWRSGRSKKSKSRSRSRDRYKRRSISRSRSRSYSRSRSRSRSRSYDRHRRHRRSRLTHF; encoded by the exons ATGGTCTCCAGTATGGGTTACAGCCGAAA tcCAATATCGTCATCTAGAGATCGTAGACGTGGACGGGATAGACGAAGTAGAAGTCCGGTACGGCGACGCGGTGGTGGTGGTCGAGGAGGTAGAGGTGATCCAGGCTCTAACTTACGTAAACCTCGATGGGAAACAAAAAAGCTCGAACCATTCAAAAAAGATTTCTATCTGCCGCACGAAGCTGTCCAGAATAG atcaaAATCAGAAATAGAAAAATACAGAGAAGAGAAAGAAATAACACTAGTTGGCGAAAATATTCCAAAACCAATATTTAAGTTTGATGAAAGTGGCTTTCCTGAAATCATAATCAAAGAATTAAA GAAACAAGGTTTTGTTGAGCCTACTGCTATTCAAGCACAAGGATGGCCAATAGCTTTGTCTGGTAATAATTTAGTTGGTATTGCGTCCACTGGTTCTGGAAAAACATTATcg tATATTGTTCCTGCTTTAATACATATTTCACATCAACGAAAATTATCACGTGGTGATGGACCTATTGTATTAGTATTGTCTCCAACTCGAGAATTAGCCCAACAAATACAAACTGTTTGTGACGATTTTGGTGATGCATTTGGAGTTAGTAGTACATGCTTATTTGGCGGTGCACCAAAAGGTGGTCAG GCATCTGACTTGAGTCGTGGAGTTGAATTAGTAATTGCTACACCAGGCCGTTTATTAGATTTTCTTGAAAGTGAACGTACAAATATGTGTCGATGCACATACCTAGTTTTAGATGAAGCTGATAGAATGTTGGATATGGGGTTTGAACCACAAATTCGAAAAATCATTGATCAAATAAGA CCAGATAGACAAGTATTAATGTGGTCAGCAACATGGCCCAAAGAAGTAAAAAATTTGGCTGAAGAATTTTTAGatgaatatatacaaataaatattggttCCTTAACATTAGCAGCTAACCATAATATCCAACAAATTGTTGAAGTCTGTCAGGAATATGACAAAGAAACAAA gttaaTATCgcttttaaagaaaataatggatgaagatgaaaataaaactattgttttcATTGAAACTAAGCGACGGGTGGATGAAATTACAAGAAAGATTAAAAGACATGG gtattcagCTGTATGTATTCATGGTGATAAATCACAATATGAGAGAGACAATGTTTTGAAag atttcaGAGATAGTCGTTACCCTATATTGGTCGCTACAGATGTTGCCGCTCGTGGTCTTG ATGTGGAAGATGTGAAGTTTGTAATCAATTTTGACTACCCAAATAATTCTGAAGACTATGTACATCGTATTGGTCGTACCGGTCGATCTCACAAGACGGGTACAGCTTACACATTCTTTACACAGTCAAATGCCAAACAAGCTGCAGATTTGGTTTCAGTTCTCACAGAAGCCAATCAGACTATAAGTCCTAAACTAAAAGACATAGCTGACAACTGGCGTTCAAATGGATTTTCAGGAagag gtgaTAGACGACGTGGATGGAGAAGTGGTCGATCAAAAAAATCTAAGAGCCGTTCAAGGAGCCGTGATCGTTATAAACGTAGATCAATTTCCAGATCTAGATCTAGATCATACTCTAGGTCAAGAAGCCGTAGTCGTTCACGGTCATATGATAGACATCGAAGACATAGGCGTAGCAG GTTAACACATTTCTAA
- the LOC100164172 gene encoding probable ATP-dependent RNA helicase DDX5 isoform X2, translating into MVSSMGYSRNPISSSRDRRRGRDRRSRSPVRRRGGGGRGGRGDPGSNLRKPRWETKKLEPFKKDFYLPHEAVQNRSKSEIEKYREEKEITLVGENIPKPIFKFDESGFPEIIIKELKKQGFVEPTAIQAQGWPIALSGNNLVGIASTGSGKTLSYIVPALIHISHQRKLSRGDGPIVLVLSPTRELAQQIQTVCDDFGDAFGVSSTCLFGGAPKGGQASDLSRGVELVIATPGRLLDFLESERTNMCRCTYLVLDEADRMLDMGFEPQIRKIIDQIRPDRQVLMWSATWPKEVKNLAEEFLDEYIQINIGSLTLAANHNIQQIVEVCQEYDKETKLISLLKKIMDEDENKTIVFIETKRRVDEITRKIKRHGYSAVCIHGDKSQYERDNVLKDFRDSRYPILVATDVAARGLDVEDVKFVINFDYPNNSEDYVHRIGRTGRSHKTGTAYTFFTQSNAKQAADLVSVLTEANQTISPKLKDIADNWRSNGFSGRGDRRRGWRSGRSKKSKSRSRSRDRYKRRSISRSRSRSYSRSRSRSRSRSYDRHRRHRRSRSSD; encoded by the exons ATGGTCTCCAGTATGGGTTACAGCCGAAA tcCAATATCGTCATCTAGAGATCGTAGACGTGGACGGGATAGACGAAGTAGAAGTCCGGTACGGCGACGCGGTGGTGGTGGTCGAGGAGGTAGAGGTGATCCAGGCTCTAACTTACGTAAACCTCGATGGGAAACAAAAAAGCTCGAACCATTCAAAAAAGATTTCTATCTGCCGCACGAAGCTGTCCAGAATAG atcaaAATCAGAAATAGAAAAATACAGAGAAGAGAAAGAAATAACACTAGTTGGCGAAAATATTCCAAAACCAATATTTAAGTTTGATGAAAGTGGCTTTCCTGAAATCATAATCAAAGAATTAAA GAAACAAGGTTTTGTTGAGCCTACTGCTATTCAAGCACAAGGATGGCCAATAGCTTTGTCTGGTAATAATTTAGTTGGTATTGCGTCCACTGGTTCTGGAAAAACATTATcg tATATTGTTCCTGCTTTAATACATATTTCACATCAACGAAAATTATCACGTGGTGATGGACCTATTGTATTAGTATTGTCTCCAACTCGAGAATTAGCCCAACAAATACAAACTGTTTGTGACGATTTTGGTGATGCATTTGGAGTTAGTAGTACATGCTTATTTGGCGGTGCACCAAAAGGTGGTCAG GCATCTGACTTGAGTCGTGGAGTTGAATTAGTAATTGCTACACCAGGCCGTTTATTAGATTTTCTTGAAAGTGAACGTACAAATATGTGTCGATGCACATACCTAGTTTTAGATGAAGCTGATAGAATGTTGGATATGGGGTTTGAACCACAAATTCGAAAAATCATTGATCAAATAAGA CCAGATAGACAAGTATTAATGTGGTCAGCAACATGGCCCAAAGAAGTAAAAAATTTGGCTGAAGAATTTTTAGatgaatatatacaaataaatattggttCCTTAACATTAGCAGCTAACCATAATATCCAACAAATTGTTGAAGTCTGTCAGGAATATGACAAAGAAACAAA gttaaTATCgcttttaaagaaaataatggatgaagatgaaaataaaactattgttttcATTGAAACTAAGCGACGGGTGGATGAAATTACAAGAAAGATTAAAAGACATGG gtattcagCTGTATGTATTCATGGTGATAAATCACAATATGAGAGAGACAATGTTTTGAAag atttcaGAGATAGTCGTTACCCTATATTGGTCGCTACAGATGTTGCCGCTCGTGGTCTTG ATGTGGAAGATGTGAAGTTTGTAATCAATTTTGACTACCCAAATAATTCTGAAGACTATGTACATCGTATTGGTCGTACCGGTCGATCTCACAAGACGGGTACAGCTTACACATTCTTTACACAGTCAAATGCCAAACAAGCTGCAGATTTGGTTTCAGTTCTCACAGAAGCCAATCAGACTATAAGTCCTAAACTAAAAGACATAGCTGACAACTGGCGTTCAAATGGATTTTCAGGAagag gtgaTAGACGACGTGGATGGAGAAGTGGTCGATCAAAAAAATCTAAGAGCCGTTCAAGGAGCCGTGATCGTTATAAACGTAGATCAATTTCCAGATCTAGATCTAGATCATACTCTAGGTCAAGAAGCCGTAGTCGTTCACGGTCATATGATAGACATCGAAGACATAGGCGTAGCAG gagCTCGGATTAA
- the LOC100160027 gene encoding cytochrome c oxidase assembly protein COX11, mitochondrial: protein MMFKALFKMRPICGLHCPLNSLFNKRLHNTSSNSAQKKRIRSTVYYLSSLGVLTVGLSYAAVPLYKMFCQAFSYGGTLNHNIEDSKVETMKPNRNREIKVHFTADTSSSMQWSFKPLQNEIRVAPGETALAFYTAKNPLDKAITGISTYNVVPFEAGQYFNKIQCFCFEEQQLNPNEEVDMPVFFFIDPEYTTDPKMENIDDITLSYTFFEAKQGVDLSNIFKH from the exons atgatGTTTAAGGCACTGTTTAAAATGCGGCCTATATGTGGCTTGCATTGTCCCCTAAACTCTTTGTTTAACAAACGTTTACATAATACTAGTTCAAACAGTGCACAAAAAAAGAGAATACGTTCTACTGTATATTATCTTTCTTCATTAGGAGTATTAACGGTCGGTCTTAGTTATGCGGCTGTGCcactgtataaaatgttttgtcaG GCATTCAGTTATGGTGGAACTCTGAACCATAACATAGAAGATTCTAAAGTAGAAACAATGAAACCCAATAGAAACCGAGAGATCAAAGTTCATTTCACTGCTGATACGTCATCCAGCATGCAATGGAGCTTTAAACCTCTTCAGAATGAAATCAGA gtAGCACCAGGTGAAACAGCATTAGCGTTTTATACAGCTAAAAATCCATTAGATAAAGCAATTACAGGTATCAGCACATACAATGTTGTACCTTTTGAAGCGgggcaatattttaataaaatacaatgtttttgttttgaagAACAACAGTTGAATCCAAATGAAGAG gttgatatgccagtatttttttttattgatcctgAGTATACTACCGATCCAAAAATGGAGAACATTGATGACATAACACTGTCATACACATTCTTCGAAGCTAAACAAGGTGtagatttatcaaatattttcaaacactgA
- the LOC100160060 gene encoding protein gustavus isoform X4 has translation MGHHKLDTIRLTISYRLKGTGGSALGGASSALVGTSGNLGAAAAAAVLSGGSSRVTSSGVELRELRRHNYKASVSVLSHLNKGNAASPYVSIGGGHRQRTRAHRAMNMGQKISSGVKTVSRESAQPYKPVVPRELAQDFARPARLDILLDMPPASKEMQIKHGWNAEDRSLNIFVKEEDKLTFHRHPVAQSTDCIRGKTGLTKGLHVWEVNWSTRQRGTHAVVGVATQDAPLHSVGYQSLVGSNDQSWGWDLGRNKLYHDSKSYDGITYPALLKPDETFIVPDKFLVVLDMDEGTLSFVVDGQYLGVAFRGLKGRKLFPIVSAVWGHCEITMKYIGGLDPEPLPLMDLCRRVIRQRIGKQYLEERVMDLNLPQSLSVYLLYRDRR, from the exons ACTGAAGGGCACCGGTGGCAGTGCTCTGGGTGGTGCGAGCAGCGCATTAGTAGGCACCAGCGGCAATCTTGGCGCGGCAGCAGCCGCTGCTGTGCTTAGCGGCGGTAGCAGTCGCGTGACTTCGTCGGGCGTTGAGCTCAGGGAGCTCAGGCGCCACAACTACAAGGCTTCCGTGTCGGTGCTGTCGCACCTGAACAAAGGCAACGCCGCTTCGCCGTACGTTAGCATCGGAGGAGGACACCGACAACGGACCAGAGCCCACCGGGCCATGAACATGGGCCAGAAAATATCTA GTGGAGTTAAAACTGTTAGCCGCGAAAGTGCGCAACCATACAAGCCCGTAGTACCCAGAGAGCTGGCCCAAGATTTTGCCCGTCCGGCCAGATTAGACATACTATTAGACATGCCGCCGGCGTCCAAAGAAATGCAAATCAAACACGGTTGGAACGCGGAGGATAGGTCTCTAAACATATTTGTCAAG GAAGAAGACAAACTGACATTCCACAGGCATCCGGTAGCCCAGAGTACCGATTGCATCAGAGGTAAGACTGGCTTGACCAAAGGTCTGCACGTGTGGGAAGTAAACTGGTCGACCAGGCAACGCGGAACGCACGCAGTGGTCGGCGTCGCGACACAAGATGCACCTCTGCACTCTGTCGGTTATCAGAGTTTGGTGGGAAGTAACGACCAGTCATGGGGCTGGGATTTAGGGCGTAACAAATTGTACCACGATTCGAAAAGCTACGACGGCATTACGTATCCGGCCTTGCTCAAGCCCGACGAGACGTTTATAGTGCCAGATAAATTTTTAG tcGTTTTGGATATGGACGAGGGAACACTATCCTTTGTCGTAGACGGCCAGTATTTGGGCGTAGCGTTTAGAGGCCTCAAGGGGCGGAAATTATTTCCAATTGTCAGCGCTGTTTGGGGTCACTGTGAAATTACGATGAAATACATCGGCGGACTAGATC CTGAACCTTTACCGCTGATGGACCTATGTAGACGAGTCATTAGACAACGAATCGGTAAACAATACCTAGAAGAACGCGTCATGGACCTGAACCTGCCGCAGTCTCTAAGCGTTTACTTATTATATCGGGACAGGAGATAA
- the LOC100160060 gene encoding protein gustavus isoform X5 codes for MNMGQKISSGVKTVSRESAQPYKPVVPRELAQDFARPARLDILLDMPPASKEMQIKHGWNAEDRSLNIFVKEEDKLTFHRHPVAQSTDCIRGKTGLTKGLHVWEVNWSTRQRGTHAVVGVATQDAPLHSVGYQSLVGSNDQSWGWDLGRNKLYHDSKSYDGITYPALLKPDETFIVPDKFLVVLDMDEGTLSFVVDGQYLGVAFRGLKGRKLFPIVSAVWGHCEITMKYIGGLDPEPLPLMDLCRRVIRQRIGKQYLEERVMDLNLPQSLSVYLLYRDRR; via the exons ATGAACATGGGCCAGAAAATATCTA GTGGAGTTAAAACTGTTAGCCGCGAAAGTGCGCAACCATACAAGCCCGTAGTACCCAGAGAGCTGGCCCAAGATTTTGCCCGTCCGGCCAGATTAGACATACTATTAGACATGCCGCCGGCGTCCAAAGAAATGCAAATCAAACACGGTTGGAACGCGGAGGATAGGTCTCTAAACATATTTGTCAAG GAAGAAGACAAACTGACATTCCACAGGCATCCGGTAGCCCAGAGTACCGATTGCATCAGAGGTAAGACTGGCTTGACCAAAGGTCTGCACGTGTGGGAAGTAAACTGGTCGACCAGGCAACGCGGAACGCACGCAGTGGTCGGCGTCGCGACACAAGATGCACCTCTGCACTCTGTCGGTTATCAGAGTTTGGTGGGAAGTAACGACCAGTCATGGGGCTGGGATTTAGGGCGTAACAAATTGTACCACGATTCGAAAAGCTACGACGGCATTACGTATCCGGCCTTGCTCAAGCCCGACGAGACGTTTATAGTGCCAGATAAATTTTTAG tcGTTTTGGATATGGACGAGGGAACACTATCCTTTGTCGTAGACGGCCAGTATTTGGGCGTAGCGTTTAGAGGCCTCAAGGGGCGGAAATTATTTCCAATTGTCAGCGCTGTTTGGGGTCACTGTGAAATTACGATGAAATACATCGGCGGACTAGATC CTGAACCTTTACCGCTGATGGACCTATGTAGACGAGTCATTAGACAACGAATCGGTAAACAATACCTAGAAGAACGCGTCATGGACCTGAACCTGCCGCAGTCTCTAAGCGTTTACTTATTATATCGGGACAGGAGATAA